A region from the Vicia villosa cultivar HV-30 ecotype Madison, WI linkage group LG3, Vvil1.0, whole genome shotgun sequence genome encodes:
- the LOC131655329 gene encoding BRI1 kinase inhibitor 1: protein METQQHPNTTHSIQPSSSSPSSSPAHEFSFTISLHSNSSQTINDKSKPSPPSLALDLSPADDIFFHGHLLPLHLLSHFPSSPRLSTNSNDSFTLPITENEKFRKDTGSCNTSNREFHSSNNILREITKEEIKSTSTNTKSNSFSLFGLTKGNNKGENNKNNNNKKKVIGYDMIQALKKYFFRKREKNRFHGEAYSRSGNLMRKNKPEVRGSRGEYSAPASMRTSPTNSGLLLAKGGAALSSSSSTNDSTMEELHAAIQAAIAHCKNSIAKEDKIN from the coding sequence ATGGAAACACAACAACACCCAAACACAACTCACTCAATccaaccttcttcttcttcaccatcttCCTCACCTGCTCATGAATTCTCCTTCACAATTTCTCTCCACTCCAATTCCTCCCAAACAATCAACGACAAATCCAAACCATCACCACCTTCACTCGCACTTGATCTATCTCCCGCTGATGACATTTTCTTCCACGGCCATTTACTTCCACTCCATCTCCTCTCTCATTTCCCTTCCTCACCTCGCCTTTCCACCAACTCAAACGACAGCTTCACTCTCCCTATAACAGAAAATGAAAAGTTCCGAAAAGACACCGGAAGCTGCAACACCAGCAACCGAGAGTTTCACAGCTCCAACAACATCCTCAGagaaatcaccaaagaagaaatcAAATCCACTTCCACCAACACCAAATCCAATAGCTTCTCTTTGTTCGGATTAACCAAAGGAAACaacaaaggagaaaataataagaataataataataagaagaaaGTTATTGGTTACGATATGATTCAAGCATTGAAAAAGTACTTCtttagaaaaagagaaaagaatcgATTCCACGGCGAAGCTTATTCGCGTTCGGGGAACTTAATGAGGAAAAATAAGCCAGAAGTTAGAGGAAGTAGAGGAGAATATTCAGCACCAGCTTCCATGAGAACTTCTCCAACAAATAGTGGACTATTGCTAGCAAAAGGTGGTGCTgctctttcttcttcatcttctacaAATGATAGTACCATGGAGGAGTTACATGCTGCAATTCAAGCTGCAATTGCTCACTGTAAGAATTCTATTGCAAAAGAAGATAAGATCAATTAA
- the LOC131657820 gene encoding uncharacterized protein LOC131657820 yields MAEDGGATVDSPELNVRFDCLFHHGGEFMKPHDGEMIYRGEVTTLITGVHIESWTQIHIQKVVSGWGYGAGSFRLWTKIPEIDPNYFQIKTDSDAYDLAAFACSMRVDGKLFVEHGAAIHSSKPRCVNESVELEVSDEEIIEGMNDSEDERATTLDDGFGLVDVTLPVSEGPLVAGLLTYPSKGKGKGESENKGEDDEYISEDLLSSDPDASEDEKEPRFDKFKKEELNKDYKFKWGMEFNTLDDFREAIREWTVLNGREITFVKNESYRVRVECKAKCGFLMLCSKVGHKHSYAIKTIKDTHTCARVLDNKSASSKWVAKAVVKKMRTSDKVRICDIIQDMRQNYSVGITVCRAWKAKLIAKKIIEGDADKEYANLWRYASELHRVNPGNTVKINIERPLPTIQPRFGSFYFCFDGCKNGFTNGCRPFIGVDGCHLKTKYAGQLLIAIGRDPNDQYFPLAFGVVETETKES; encoded by the exons ATGGCTGAAGACGGCGGTGCAACGGTGGATTCGCCTGAG TTGAATGTAAGGTTTGACTGTTTGTTTCACCATGGAGGAGAATTCATGAAGCCTCACGACGGTGAGATGATTTACAGAGGCGAGGTTACGACGCTTATCACCGGTGTACACATTGAAAGCTGGACTCAGATTCACATTCAAAAGGTGGTAAGTGGGTGGGGATATGGAGCTGGATCGTTTAGGTTATGGACGAAAATTCCTGAAATAGATCCTAATTATTTCCAGATTAAAACTGATTCTGATGCTTATGATTTAGCTGCGTTTGCTTGTTCAATGAGAGTAGATGGTAAATTATTTGTTGAACACGGTGCAGCTATACACAGTAGTAAACCTAGATGTGTGAATGAAAGTGTAGAGTTAGAGGTAAGTGATGAAGAGATCATAGAAGGGATGAATGATAGTGAGGATGAGAGGGCCACAACTCTTGATGATGGCTTTGGATTGGTTGATGTTACTTTACCAGTTAGTGAGGGCCCTCTTGTAGCTGGTTTGTTGACTTATCCTAGTAAGGGTAAAGGTAAAGGTGAGAGTGAAAATAAAGGTGAGGATGATGAATATATAAGTGAGGATTTACTAAGTTCTGACCCTGATGCCTCAGAGGATGAAAAAGAGCCTAGGTTTGACAAGTTTAAGAAGGAGGAGCTTAACAAGGATTACAAATTTAAATGGGGTATGGAGTTCAATACCCTAGATGATTTTAGAGAGGCCATCCGTGAGTGGACGGTATTAAATGGAAGGGAAATTACCTTTGTTAAAAATGAGAGTTATAGAGTGAGGGTTGAGTGCAAGGCCAAATGTGGTTTTTTAATGCTTTGCTCTAAAGTGGGCCATAAGCACAGTTATGCCATAAAGACTATAAAAGATACCCATACATGTGCTAGGGTTTTGGATAACAAAAGTGCAAGTTCTAAGTGGGTGGCTAAGGCTGTGGTCAAAAAGATGAGAACATCTGACAAGGTAAGGATTTGTGACATAATCCAAGACATGAGGCAAAATTATTCTGTTGGTATCACTGTTTGCAGGGCATGGAAAGCAAAGCTGATTGCCAAAAAAATCATTGAAGGAGATGCAGACAAGGAGTATGCAAATCTGTGGAGGTATGCATCTGAGTTGCATAGGGTCAATCCTGGAAACACTGTGAAGATAAACATAGAGAGGCCTTTACCTACCATCCAACCAAGGTTTGGCTCTTTTTACTTCTGTTTTGATGGATGTAAAAATGGATTTACAAATGGTTGTAGACCCTTCATTGGGGTAGATGGATGTCATTTGAAGACAAAGTATGCAGGTCAACTATTGATTGCTATTGGAAGAGATCCTAATGATCAATACTTCCCTTTGGCCTTTGGAGTGGTGGAAACAGAAACCAAAGAGTCATGA